A single Perca flavescens isolate YP-PL-M2 chromosome 2, PFLA_1.0, whole genome shotgun sequence DNA region contains:
- the anp32b gene encoding acidic leucine-rich nuclear phosphoprotein 32 family member B: MDMKKRIHLELRNRTPSDVRELVLDNCRSVEGKIEGLTAEFVNLEFLSLINVGLMSVSNLPKLGKLKKLELSDNRISGGLDVLAEKLPNLTHLNLSGNKLKDISTLEPLKKLDNLKSLDLFNCEVTNLNDYRESVFKLLPQLTYLDGYDLEDREASDSDGEVDGDGVDDDEDEEGEEEEDEDGEEEDFDEEEEDEEDEEEVEGEEDDDDVSGEDEEEDLGQDGEVDEEDDDDDDDEEEAEAGKGEKRKRDPEDEDDDDDDDDDD; this comes from the exons ATGGACATGAAAAAGAGGATCCACTTGGAGCTAAGAAACAGGACACCGTCTGAT GTACGAGAACTTGTCCTTGACAATTGTCGATCTGTTGAAGGAAAAATCGAAGGCCTCACAGCTGAGTTTGTCAACCTGGAATTCCTTAGCTTGATAAATGTTGGCTTAATGTCAGTCTCCAACTTGCCCAAACTAGGAAAACTTAAAAAG CTGGAGTTGAGTGACAACAGAATTAGTGGCGGCCTTGATGTTTTAGCAGAGAAACTACCCAACCTCACACATCTAAATCTGAGTGGCAACAAATTGAAAGACATCAGCACATTGGAACCGTTG AAAAAGCTGGATAACCTGAAGAGTTTGGACCTGTTCAACTGTGAAGTGACAAACCTGAAtgactacagagagagtgtgttCAAGCTGCTGCCCCAGCTTACCTACCTGGATGGTTATGACCTGGAGGATAGGGAGGCCTCTGATTCTGACGGAGAGGTGGACGGAGATGGCGTAGATGACGATGAAGATGAAG aaggagaggaggaggaagatgaggatggagaggaggaggactttgatgaagaagaggaggacgaggaagacgaggaggaggTAGAAGGAGAAGAGGATGATGATGACGTCAGCGGAGAAGATGAG GAGGAAGACTTGGGTCAGGATGGGGAAGTagatgaagaagatgatgatgacgacgatGACGAAGAGG AAGCAGAAGCTGgcaaaggagagaagagaaagcgAGACCCAGAGGATGAGGACGACgatgacgacgacgacgacgacgattAA
- the hemgn gene encoding skin secretory protein xP2 isoform X2 has protein sequence MEETLQPEKQESEYKNPNEDQGGICRRLRDRDLLRKRKAEAEEKETNQVESQRKRPRAESGIKRRGRPKKSEPTPKISIIQEEPAVPQEAPAVVVVPEPAEVIPDQTPGSLAPLLAPESQPSSVLAAPAPLPVLGSIQSPVFAPNLTSPSQIYPTPVLFSPSASAPSPAKALDTDPIPVQDSAPAPEAVPVPGLTQAPVAAAAPSQVETFFTESQGREALNLIEDLGPDEEEDISLSQDKRSDEDLIETPSITVPEQNKMFSIPTMSSTPPQKYFPGNLF, from the exons ATGGAGGAGACATTGCAACCAGAGAAGCAGGAGTCGGAATATAAAAATCCAAATGAGGACCAAG GTGGGATCTGTCGCCGATTGCGAGACAGGGATCTTCTCAGGAAGAGAAAAGCTGAAGCAGAAGAGAAGGAGACTAACCA GGTGGAGAGCCAGAGGAAAAGACCCAGGGCTGAGAGTGGCataaagaggagagggaggccCAAGAAGAGTGAGCCCACACCCAAGATATCTATCATTCAGGAGGAGCCAGCAGTGCCTCAGGAAGCTCCTGCAGTGGTGGTGGTGCCTGAACCTGCTGAGGTCATCCCAGATCAAACACCAGGCTCTCTAGCCCCCTTACTTGCTCCGGAATCACAACCATCATCTGTCCTTGCTGCCCCTGCACCTCTGCCAGTGCTTGGATCCATCCAAAGCCCTGTCTTTGCTCCTAATCTGACTTCTCCATCTCAAATTTATCCAACTCCAGTCCTTTTTTCACCCTCAGCTTCTGCTCCATCTCCCGCCAAAGCCCTAGATACGGATCCAATCCCTGTCCAAGATTCGGCTCCAGCTCCAGAAGCTGTCCCAGTCCCAGGCCTGACCCAAGCCCCTGTTGCAGCTGCAGCTCCTTCCCAAGTGGAGACCTTCTTCACAGAGTCACAAGGCAGGGAGGCCCTGAATCTGATCGAGGACTTGGGCCCagatgaggaggaagacatCTCTCTATCTCAGGACAAAAGATCTGATGAAG ATTTGATTGAGACACCGTCGATCACTGTAcctgaacaaaacaaaatgttctcAATTCCAACGATGTCCTCGACTCCTCCACAAAAATATTTCCCAGGAAATTTATTCTAA
- the trmo gene encoding tRNA (adenine(37)-N6)-methyltransferase, with the protein MSSLCDCCGEHINKLNQQISVMRKEVKNLRQMLDSAVRAHRKHMISIQSAVAKTGLREPDKDQTPAPPQASLEQGNIQTVPIGYISSCFSVKNGTPRQPTICGPSRAELRIQQSVFNNPEHALVGLELYSHVWIIFLFHKNGHLSYRAKVKPPRLNGQRVGVYSTRSPHRPNALGLTLARLDKIVGDTIHLSDIDMIAGTPVLDIKPFIPEYDSPHTRVGSEPHDSNTDQPQATTVALNETTDILNLHKDSDAQSDLKSKRTDDDNDDGDLESPQSRDKSECDIPVTDSPQSVSAQFSLPKDLHAVLEEVKAYVSQRDLCQLSCESEDQVSDSSKTKPPESMVNHPCYGEEAYSTIAGWIKEPPVGSLEVRFTPQAEKELADFLPTHLSGPSEGDRPRFKFLRSSEEAATAIREVLSADPRSVYRRTRCRDRLFFFTLDTADITCWFGQGFAEVLQVRPVEQHIVSM; encoded by the exons ATGAGTTCTCTGTGTGACTGCTGCGGCGAGCATATTAATAAACTGAATCAGCAGATTTCGGTGATGAGAAAAGAAGTCAAGAACCTGAG GCAGATGTTGGACAGTGCAGTTAGAGCTCATCGCAAACATATGATATCCATTCAGTCTGCTGTGGCAAAGACTGGACTCCGTGAACCTGACAAAGACCAGACACCAGCACCGCCACAGGCTTCATTAGAGCAAG GAAACATCCAGACAGTCCCGATTGGTTACATCAGTTCCTGTTTCTCTGTGAAGAATGGGACTCCCAGACAGCCCACCATTTGTGGCCCCTCAAGGGCTGAACTGCGCATCCAGCAGAGTGTCTTCAATAACCCTGAGCACGCTCTGGTGGGCCTGGAGCTATACTCCCATGTCTG GATCATCTTTCTCTTTCACAAAAATGGGCACTTGAGCTACAGAGCCAAAGTGAAACCTCCCAGACTCAACGGTCAGAGAGTTGGTGTGTACTCGACACGCAGTCCCCACCGACCAAATGCCTTGGGCCTAACTCTAGCTAGACTTGATAAAATTGTAG GTGATACAATACATCTGTCAGACATTGACATGATTGCTGGCACCCCAGTCCTGGACATCAAACCCTTCATCCCAGAGTACGACTCCCCCCACACAAGGGTGGGCTCAGAGCCTCATGATTCAAACACGGACCAACCACAGGCGACTACTGTGGCACTAAATGAGACCACAGATATATTAAACCTTCATAAAGACTCTGATGCTCAGTCAGACctaaaaagtaaaagaactgatgatgataatgatgatggtgACTTAGAAAGTCCCCAATCAAGGGACAAATCTGAATGTGATATTCCAGTCACAGATTCACCTCAGTCAGTCAGTGCTCAGTTTTCCCTCCCCAAAGACCTACATGCTGTACTGGAGGAGGTCAAGGCCTATGTGTCCCAAAGAGACCTTTGCCAGCTGAGTTGTGAGAGTGAAGATCAAGTTTCAGACTCTTCCAAAACCAAACCACCAGAGTCAATGGTGAACCACCCTTGCTATGGAGAGGAGGCCTACAGTACCATTGCTGGCTGGATCAAAGAGCCTCCTGTTGGCAGTCTGGAGGTGCGCTTTACCCCTCAAGCTGAGAAGGAGTTGGCAGACTTCCTTCCCACACACCTATCAG GACCCTCTGAAGGTGACAGACCAAGGTTCAAGTTTCTTCGCAGTTCAGAGGAGGCTGCTACCGCCATCAGAGAGGTGCTGTCAGCAGACCCACGGTCTGTCTACAGGAGGACACGCTGCAGAGACAGACTATTCTTCTTCACCCTGGACACGGCTGACATCACCTGCTGGTTTGGACAAGGCTTTGCTGAGGTACTACAGGTCCGACCTGTTGAGCAACACATTGTCTCAATGTGA
- the hemgn gene encoding actin cytoskeleton-regulatory complex protein PAN1 isoform X1, translating to MEETLQPEKQESEYKNPNEDQGGICRRLRDRDLLRKRKAEAEEKETNQWVLGVESQRKRPRAESGIKRRGRPKKSEPTPKISIIQEEPAVPQEAPAVVVVPEPAEVIPDQTPGSLAPLLAPESQPSSVLAAPAPLPVLGSIQSPVFAPNLTSPSQIYPTPVLFSPSASAPSPAKALDTDPIPVQDSAPAPEAVPVPGLTQAPVAAAAPSQVETFFTESQGREALNLIEDLGPDEEEDISLSQDKRSDEDLIETPSITVPEQNKMFSIPTMSSTPPQKYFPGNLF from the exons ATGGAGGAGACATTGCAACCAGAGAAGCAGGAGTCGGAATATAAAAATCCAAATGAGGACCAAG GTGGGATCTGTCGCCGATTGCGAGACAGGGATCTTCTCAGGAAGAGAAAAGCTGAAGCAGAAGAGAAGGAGACTAACCAGTGGGTTTTGGG GGTGGAGAGCCAGAGGAAAAGACCCAGGGCTGAGAGTGGCataaagaggagagggaggccCAAGAAGAGTGAGCCCACACCCAAGATATCTATCATTCAGGAGGAGCCAGCAGTGCCTCAGGAAGCTCCTGCAGTGGTGGTGGTGCCTGAACCTGCTGAGGTCATCCCAGATCAAACACCAGGCTCTCTAGCCCCCTTACTTGCTCCGGAATCACAACCATCATCTGTCCTTGCTGCCCCTGCACCTCTGCCAGTGCTTGGATCCATCCAAAGCCCTGTCTTTGCTCCTAATCTGACTTCTCCATCTCAAATTTATCCAACTCCAGTCCTTTTTTCACCCTCAGCTTCTGCTCCATCTCCCGCCAAAGCCCTAGATACGGATCCAATCCCTGTCCAAGATTCGGCTCCAGCTCCAGAAGCTGTCCCAGTCCCAGGCCTGACCCAAGCCCCTGTTGCAGCTGCAGCTCCTTCCCAAGTGGAGACCTTCTTCACAGAGTCACAAGGCAGGGAGGCCCTGAATCTGATCGAGGACTTGGGCCCagatgaggaggaagacatCTCTCTATCTCAGGACAAAAGATCTGATGAAG ATTTGATTGAGACACCGTCGATCACTGTAcctgaacaaaacaaaatgttctcAATTCCAACGATGTCCTCGACTCCTCCACAAAAATATTTCCCAGGAAATTTATTCTAA